Proteins encoded in a region of the Carassius gibelio isolate Cgi1373 ecotype wild population from Czech Republic chromosome B5, carGib1.2-hapl.c, whole genome shotgun sequence genome:
- the tbx5b gene encoding T-box transcription factor TBX5b isoform X2: MANLEFGSHQSCSGDDSPAMGFEKEKDSGHHGRCKTGSPPQQTQLSQQGMEEIKVYLHERDLWAKFHDVTTEMIITKAGRRMFPSYKVKVTGLNPKAKYILLMDIISADEHRYKFADNKWSISGKAEPAIPGRLYVHPDSPASGAHWMRQLVSFQKLKLTNNHLDPFGHIILNSMHKYQPRLHIVKADERNSFGSSNTSFCTHSFPETTFIAVTSYQNHTITQLKIENNPFAKGFRGNDDIELHRMSRTPSKEYPLVPRSTARQRAAPPSPDSGISQSEYTVTQKSSPGYTCSDISGDHTLTETPPSHDPTYHLFTYQLSPEATPVHSAPCSMDTPQHQPCMYGSSQVGMEDLSPLREQ; encoded by the exons ATGGCGAATTTAGAGTTCGGATCTCATCAGTCATGTTCCGGAGACGATTCCCCCGCGATGGGATTCGAGAAGGAGAAAGATTCCGGTCATCATGGTCGATGCAAAACCGGGTCTCCGCCGCAGCAAACTCAGCTCTCCCAACAG GGTATGGAGGAAATCAAAGTTTATTTGCACGAGAGAGATCTGTGGGCGAAATTTCATGATGTCACTACAGAGATGATCATCACCAAAGCTGGCCG ACGAATGTTTCCCAGCTACAAGGTGAAGGTAACGGGCTTAAACCCCAAAGCAAAATATATCTTACTGATGGACATTATTTCAGCCGACGAGCATCGGTATAAGTTTGCAGATAACAAATG GTCCATCAGTGGTAAAGCTGAGCCGGCGATTCCAGGCCGACTGTATGTGCACCCAGACTCACCGGCTTCAGGAGCTCACTGGATGAGACAGCTCGTCTCTTTCCAGAAGCTTAAACTCACCAACAACCACCTGGATCCTTTCGGACAT ATCATTTTAAATTCCATGCATAAATACCAGCCTCGCCTGCACATTGTGAAGGCAGATGAGAGGAACAGCTTTGGCTCCAGCAACACAAGTTTCTGCACACACTCGTTTCCTGAGACAACCTTCATCGCTGTAACGTCCTACCAGAACCACACC atcactcAGCTGAAGATTGAGAATAATCCATTTGCTAAAGGTTTCCGTGGAAATGATGATATCGAATTGCATCGCATGTCCCGTACACCAAG TAAGGAGTATCCACTTGTACCACGTAGTACTGCAAGGCAGCGTGCAGCTCCACCGTCTCCTGACTCCGGTATCTCTCAGTCAGAATACACTGTGACACAAAAGTCCAGTCCTGGCTACACCTGCTCTGACATTTCAG GTGACCACACCCTCACTGAAACCCCTCCCTCTCATGACCCCACCTACCACCTCTTCACCTACCAGCTCTCTCCGGAGGCAACCCCTGTGCATAGCGCCCCCTGCAGTATGGACACCCCACAGCACCAGCCTTGCATGTATGGAAGCTCTCAAGTGGGCATGGAGGACCTCAG TCCGTTAAGGGAGCAGTGA
- the tbx5b gene encoding T-box transcription factor TBX5b isoform X1, with protein MANLEFGSHQSCSGDDSPAMGFEKEKDSGHHGRCKTGSPPQQTQLSQQGMEEIKVYLHERDLWAKFHDVTTEMIITKAGRRMFPSYKVKVTGLNPKAKYILLMDIISADEHRYKFADNKWSISGKAEPAIPGRLYVHPDSPASGAHWMRQLVSFQKLKLTNNHLDPFGHIILNSMHKYQPRLHIVKADERNSFGSSNTSFCTHSFPETTFIAVTSYQNHTITQLKIENNPFAKGFRGNDDIELHRMSRTPSKEYPLVPRSTARQRAAPPSPDSGISQSEYTVTQKSSPGYTCSDISGDHTLTETPPSHDPTYHLFTYQLSPEATPVHSAPCSMDTPQHQPCMYGSSQVGMEDLRWASYTDSTTYQSFSSAKEMGGTFVPPTDLSQELYPQYTCEVGVQSHCMMTDFSLYACNRSFSQNQQPNSWCGGS; from the exons ATGGCGAATTTAGAGTTCGGATCTCATCAGTCATGTTCCGGAGACGATTCCCCCGCGATGGGATTCGAGAAGGAGAAAGATTCCGGTCATCATGGTCGATGCAAAACCGGGTCTCCGCCGCAGCAAACTCAGCTCTCCCAACAG GGTATGGAGGAAATCAAAGTTTATTTGCACGAGAGAGATCTGTGGGCGAAATTTCATGATGTCACTACAGAGATGATCATCACCAAAGCTGGCCG ACGAATGTTTCCCAGCTACAAGGTGAAGGTAACGGGCTTAAACCCCAAAGCAAAATATATCTTACTGATGGACATTATTTCAGCCGACGAGCATCGGTATAAGTTTGCAGATAACAAATG GTCCATCAGTGGTAAAGCTGAGCCGGCGATTCCAGGCCGACTGTATGTGCACCCAGACTCACCGGCTTCAGGAGCTCACTGGATGAGACAGCTCGTCTCTTTCCAGAAGCTTAAACTCACCAACAACCACCTGGATCCTTTCGGACAT ATCATTTTAAATTCCATGCATAAATACCAGCCTCGCCTGCACATTGTGAAGGCAGATGAGAGGAACAGCTTTGGCTCCAGCAACACAAGTTTCTGCACACACTCGTTTCCTGAGACAACCTTCATCGCTGTAACGTCCTACCAGAACCACACC atcactcAGCTGAAGATTGAGAATAATCCATTTGCTAAAGGTTTCCGTGGAAATGATGATATCGAATTGCATCGCATGTCCCGTACACCAAG TAAGGAGTATCCACTTGTACCACGTAGTACTGCAAGGCAGCGTGCAGCTCCACCGTCTCCTGACTCCGGTATCTCTCAGTCAGAATACACTGTGACACAAAAGTCCAGTCCTGGCTACACCTGCTCTGACATTTCAG GTGACCACACCCTCACTGAAACCCCTCCCTCTCATGACCCCACCTACCACCTCTTCACCTACCAGCTCTCTCCGGAGGCAACCCCTGTGCATAGCGCCCCCTGCAGTATGGACACCCCACAGCACCAGCCTTGCATGTATGGAAGCTCTCAAGTGGGCATGGAGGACCTCAGGTGGGCTTCTTATACAGACAGCACAACTTACCAAAGCTTTTCTTCAGCTAAAGAAATGGGTGGGACTTTTGTTCCCCCCACTGACCTCTCTCAGGAACTGTATCCACAATACACCTGTGAGGTGGGTGTCCAGTCACATTGCATGATGACTGATTTCTCACTTTATGCTTGCAATCGATCATTCAGCCAAAACCAACAACCAAACAGCTGGTGTGGGGGGAGCTGA
- the iqcd gene encoding dynein regulatory complex protein 10 encodes MMQVSTNMNKNTKPLMMGSKSDAHPHEERLSDAATLTNKTKADYLKTINPSRKTLSSLEAKLIFGVLNESIRQMEIVSLLPTLLSSPEALSQSLGEEVVHSLKEHHRLGEKYKAMVLDASFEKSELKEELAKSKKALKDSFHNIIRLLRATPTTREVLKGIEPNTGGETETQKLKDGLCDLREIVLERLLTTPAEERERREMMLEVSQRHSANQKLIDSLEKEVASAIKDKDTEISTLNNKVHQLRNSLHQMEKGLEEFIARTHQDAEKQSQSDTKTSEGKRSRLQQEASQLRAQLNNVTADDRERELALRKKKYKEETEIENWIQKYDTEIGEKQTDLEEMTRMYEADMAELTALEEHSAVLDLEYSQIMEERLEAQKQREKQEREREIQSQAATVIQAHWRGFCVRKAMKANTKPKKGKKGKGKKGK; translated from the exons AAACCTCTAATGATGGGCTCCAAATCAGACGCCCACCCTCATGAAGAAAGACTATCAGATGCAGCCACCCTTACAAACAAAACTAAAGCAGACTACTTGAAGACCATCAACCCCTCCAGGAAGACACTCTCATCTCTGGAAGCAAAGCTTATATTTGGGGTACTAAATGAGAGCATCCGTCAGATGGAGATAGTTTCTCTTCTACCCACTTTGCTGAGCTCTCCAGAAGCACTTTCCCAGAGTCTTGGAGAAGAGGTGGTCCATTCCCTGAAAGAGCATCACAGGCTTGGGGAAAAGTACAAAGCTATGGTGCTTGATGCAAGCTTTGAGAAAAGTGAACTAAAGGAAGAATTAGCCAAATCGAAAAAAGCCCTTAAGGACTCCTTTCATAACATTATACGGCTGCTTAGGGCAACTCCTACCACAAGGGAGGTGCTAAAAGGCATAGAACCCAACACAGGGGGAGAGACGGAGACTCAGAAACTGAAAGATGGCCTGTGTGATTTGAGAGAGATTGTTTTGGAGAGGCTTCTCACTACACCTGCAGAGGAGAGAGAACGCAGAGAGATGATGCTTGAAGTCAGTCAGCGTCACTCTGCCAACCAGAAGCTGATAGACTCACTGGAAAAAGAGGTTGCCAGTGCAATAAAAGACAAGGATACAGAG ATATCCACATTGAATAATAAAGTGCACCAGCTGAGAAACTCACTGCATCAGATGGAGAAAGGTTTGGAGGAATTCATCGCCCGAACACATCAGGATGCTGAGAAACAGAGCCAATCAGATACAAAAACTTCAGAGGGGAAGAGAAGTCGTTTGCAGCAGGAGGCCAGTCAACTGAGAGCTCAGCTCAATAATGTGACTGCagacgacagagagagagaactggcACTACGAAAG AAAAAATACAAGGAGGAAACAGAGATTGAGAACTGGATCCAGAAATATGATACTGAAATTGGAGAGAAACAG ACAGATTTGGAGGAAATGACACGCATGTATGAAGCAGACATGGCAGAGCTCACAGCGCTGGAGGAACATTCAGCAGTTCTGGACCTGGAGTACTCCCAGATTATGGAGGAGCGACTGGAGGCTCAGAAGCAGAGGGAAAaacaggaaagagaaagagagatccaGAGCCAAGCTGCCACTGTCATTCAGGCCCACTGGAGAGGCTTTTGTGTACGCAAGGCCATGAAGGCCAACACAAAACCCAAGAAAGGAAAGAAGGGAAAGGGGAAAAAAgggaaatga